In Rhodanobacter denitrificans, a single window of DNA contains:
- the mutS gene encoding DNA mismatch repair protein MutS — MSQDDLTKHTPFMRQYLSAKAAHPDVLLFFRMGDFYELFYDDARKAARLLDITLTQRGQSGGAPIPMAGVPYHAAENYLARLVRLGESVAICEQMGDPALAKGIVERKVVRVVTPGTVTDAALLEERRDNLLLAIATGAHGAYGLAWVDLSSGRFLLSEVPNAEALAAELARLQPAETLVGEDVAWPKLVSALPGLRKRPPWHFDGDAAKRGLNRFFGTRDLGGFGVDKLPLAVAAAGCLLGYVEETQKSALPHLTGMAVESASETIALDAATRRNLELDTHPSGRTEHTLLGVLDETVTPMGARALRRWLTRPLRSREVLRQRHQAIGMLIDGRRGEMLRETLRGIGDLERILARVALRSARPRDLSTLRDGLLAAPELTRALVPDRENQEAGVASAIIPDRGNQKAAIHGRTLQESLGPLLHALVERIGNHADTAALLARAVVEQPPVLQRDGGVIADGYDAELDELRRLSTHADQFLVELEEREKAASGITTLKVGYNRVHGYYIEITRAQSDKAPTHYTRRQTTKNAERYITEELKAFEDKVLSAKERSLMRERALYEALLDTLTEKLEPLRTAAAAMAELDVLATLAERAEALDWNAPQLTDEPGIAIERGRHPVVEKVRDEPFEPNDLKLDDTRRMLVITGPNMGGKSTYMRQNALIVLLAHIGSYVPASRAVIGPIDRIFTRIGAGDDLSRGQSTFMVEMSETANILHNATADSLVLMDEVGRGTSTYDGLSLARAAAVHLARHSRAYTLFATHYFELTELANEFAAIANVHLDAVEYHDKKQGEQLVFMHAVKEGPANRSFGLQVAALAGLPKSVIADAKRTLAELERGMHLHASTPAPAAESSPQLGLFAPAQPSAAERMLEAIDPDALSPREALELLYRLKRSG; from the coding sequence ATGAGCCAAGACGATCTCACCAAGCACACCCCGTTCATGCGCCAGTACCTGTCGGCCAAGGCCGCGCACCCGGACGTGCTGCTGTTCTTCCGCATGGGCGATTTCTACGAGCTGTTCTACGACGACGCCCGCAAGGCAGCGCGGCTGCTCGACATCACCCTGACCCAGCGCGGGCAGTCGGGCGGCGCGCCAATCCCGATGGCCGGGGTGCCGTATCACGCGGCGGAAAATTATCTGGCGCGGCTGGTGCGCCTCGGCGAATCGGTGGCGATCTGCGAACAGATGGGCGACCCGGCGCTGGCCAAGGGCATCGTCGAGCGCAAGGTGGTGCGCGTGGTCACGCCCGGCACGGTGACCGACGCCGCGCTGCTGGAGGAACGCCGCGACAACCTGCTGCTGGCGATCGCCACCGGTGCGCACGGCGCCTACGGGCTGGCCTGGGTCGACCTGTCCAGCGGCCGTTTCCTGCTCAGCGAAGTGCCCAACGCCGAGGCGCTGGCCGCCGAGCTGGCGCGGCTGCAGCCGGCCGAGACCCTGGTCGGCGAGGACGTGGCGTGGCCGAAACTGGTCAGTGCCCTGCCCGGCCTGCGCAAGCGCCCGCCGTGGCACTTCGACGGCGATGCCGCAAAACGCGGGTTGAACCGCTTCTTCGGCACCCGCGACCTCGGCGGCTTCGGCGTGGACAAGCTGCCGCTGGCGGTCGCTGCCGCCGGTTGCCTGCTCGGCTACGTCGAGGAAACCCAGAAAAGCGCGCTGCCGCACCTCACCGGCATGGCGGTGGAAAGCGCCAGCGAGACGATCGCGCTGGACGCGGCCACGCGCCGCAACCTGGAACTGGACACCCACCCCAGCGGCCGCACCGAACATACCCTGCTCGGCGTGCTCGACGAGACGGTGACGCCGATGGGCGCGCGAGCGTTGCGGCGCTGGCTGACCCGGCCACTGCGCTCGCGCGAGGTGCTGCGCCAGCGCCACCAGGCGATCGGCATGCTGATCGACGGCCGCCGCGGCGAGATGCTGCGCGAAACGCTGCGCGGCATCGGCGACCTGGAGCGCATTCTCGCCCGCGTCGCGCTACGCTCGGCGCGGCCGCGCGACCTGTCTACGCTCAGGGACGGCCTGCTGGCCGCCCCTGAGCTCACTCGTGCGCTCGTCCCTGATCGCGAAAATCAAGAAGCGGGAGTTGCCAGTGCGATCATCCCTGATCGCGGAAATCAAAAAGCGGCCATCCATGGCCGCACTCTTCAAGAAAGCCTCGGCCCATTGCTGCACGCACTGGTCGAACGCATCGGCAACCACGCGGATACGGCGGCCTTGCTCGCCCGTGCCGTGGTCGAACAGCCGCCGGTGCTGCAGCGCGACGGCGGCGTGATCGCCGACGGCTACGACGCCGAACTCGACGAACTGCGCCGGCTGTCCACCCACGCCGACCAGTTCCTGGTCGAGCTGGAGGAACGCGAGAAAGCCGCCAGCGGCATCACCACGCTGAAGGTCGGCTACAACCGCGTGCACGGCTACTACATCGAGATCACCCGCGCGCAGTCGGACAAGGCGCCCACGCATTACACGCGCCGGCAGACCACGAAGAACGCCGAGCGCTACATCACCGAGGAACTGAAGGCGTTCGAGGACAAGGTGCTGTCGGCGAAGGAGCGCTCGCTGATGCGCGAGCGCGCGCTGTATGAGGCGCTGCTGGACACGCTGACCGAGAAACTCGAACCGCTCAGAACCGCTGCTGCCGCGATGGCCGAGCTGGACGTGCTGGCCACCCTGGCCGAGCGCGCCGAGGCGCTCGACTGGAACGCCCCGCAACTCACCGACGAGCCCGGCATCGCGATCGAGCGCGGCCGCCATCCAGTGGTCGAGAAAGTCCGTGACGAGCCGTTCGAGCCGAACGACCTGAAGCTCGACGACACCCGCCGCATGCTGGTGATCACCGGCCCGAACATGGGTGGCAAGTCCACCTACATGCGCCAGAACGCGCTGATCGTGCTGCTCGCGCACATCGGCAGCTACGTACCGGCGTCGCGCGCCGTGATCGGCCCGATCGACCGCATCTTCACCCGCATCGGCGCCGGCGACGACCTCTCGCGCGGCCAGTCCACCTTCATGGTGGAAATGAGCGAGACGGCCAACATCCTGCACAACGCCACCGCCGACAGCCTGGTGCTGATGGACGAGGTCGGCCGCGGCACCAGCACCTACGACGGCCTGTCGCTGGCCCGCGCCGCCGCCGTGCATCTGGCGCGCCACAGCCGTGCCTACACGCTGTTTGCCACCCACTACTTCGAGCTCACCGAACTGGCCAACGAGTTCGCGGCGATCGCCAACGTGCATCTGGACGCCGTGGAATATCACGACAAGAAGCAGGGCGAGCAGCTTGTGTTCATGCACGCGGTGAAGGAAGGCCCGGCGAACCGCAGCTTCGGCCTGCAGGTGGCCGCGCTGGCCGGCCTGCCGAAATCGGTGATCGCCGACGCCAAACGCACCCTGGCCGAACTCGAGCGCGGCATGCACCTGCACGCCAGCACGCCCGCGCCGGCCGCCGAGTCCTCGCCGCAACTGGGCCTGTTCGCCCCCGCGCAGCCTTCCGCCGCCGAGCGGATGCTGGAAGCGATCGACCCGGATGCGCTGAGCCCGCGCGAAGCGCTGGAACTGCTGTACCGCCTGAAACGATCGGGCTGA
- a CDS encoding catalase: protein MSQDRKTLTTDAGAPLADNQNSLTAGPRGPLLVQDVALFEKHAHFNRERIPERVVHAKASAAFGTLTITHDITKYTRAKVFKPGAQTPMLARFSTVAGERGAADAERDVRGFALKFYTDEGNWDLVGNNTPVFFIRDPYKFPDFIHTQKRDPRTNLRSPTAMWDYWSLSPESLHQVTTLMSDRGIPATLRHMHGFGSHTYSFWNEAGERYWVKFHFKTRQGIKNLTHAEAATLIGNDRESHQRDLYQAIERKDFPQWTLYVQIMPEADAENTWYNPFDLTKVWPHKDYPLIEVGVMELNRNPDNYFAQVEQSSFSPANVVPGIGFSPDKVLQFRLFSYADAARYRLGANHDQLPVNQPRCPVHNYARDGSMRHGDNGGGSVNYEPNSFGGPVEDPSVKEPPLRISGDADRYDHRAGNDDYRQPGDLFRLMSEQQQQQLFDNIAAAMQGVPENIIRRQLGHFAKADPAYAAGVARALGMTL, encoded by the coding sequence ATGAGCCAGGACCGCAAGACGCTGACCACCGACGCCGGTGCACCGCTGGCCGACAACCAGAACAGCCTCACCGCCGGCCCGCGCGGCCCGCTGCTGGTGCAGGACGTGGCGCTGTTCGAGAAACACGCGCACTTCAACCGCGAGCGCATCCCCGAGCGCGTGGTCCATGCCAAGGCCTCGGCCGCGTTCGGCACGCTGACGATCACCCACGACATCACGAAGTACACCCGCGCCAAGGTATTCAAACCAGGTGCGCAAACGCCGATGCTGGCGCGCTTCTCCACCGTGGCCGGCGAGCGCGGCGCGGCCGACGCCGAGCGCGACGTGCGCGGCTTCGCGCTGAAGTTCTACACGGACGAAGGCAACTGGGACCTGGTCGGCAACAACACGCCGGTGTTCTTCATCCGCGACCCGTACAAGTTCCCCGACTTCATCCACACGCAGAAGCGCGACCCGCGCACCAACCTGCGCAGCCCCACCGCGATGTGGGACTACTGGTCGCTGTCGCCCGAGTCGCTGCACCAGGTCACCACGCTGATGAGCGACCGCGGCATCCCGGCCACGCTGCGCCATATGCACGGCTTCGGCAGCCACACTTACAGTTTCTGGAACGAGGCCGGCGAGCGCTACTGGGTGAAATTCCATTTCAAGACCCGGCAAGGCATCAAGAACCTCACCCATGCCGAAGCGGCGACGCTGATCGGCAACGACCGCGAATCGCACCAGCGCGACCTGTACCAGGCGATCGAGCGCAAGGATTTCCCGCAGTGGACGCTGTACGTGCAGATCATGCCCGAGGCCGATGCGGAGAATACCTGGTACAACCCGTTCGACCTGACCAAGGTGTGGCCGCACAAGGACTATCCGCTGATCGAGGTCGGCGTGATGGAACTGAACCGCAACCCGGACAACTACTTCGCCCAGGTCGAGCAGTCCAGCTTCTCGCCGGCCAACGTGGTGCCCGGCATCGGCTTCTCGCCGGACAAGGTGCTGCAGTTCCGCCTGTTCTCCTACGCCGACGCGGCGCGCTACCGGCTCGGCGCGAACCACGACCAGCTGCCGGTGAACCAGCCGCGCTGCCCGGTGCACAACTACGCCCGCGACGGGTCGATGCGCCATGGCGACAACGGCGGCGGCAGCGTGAACTACGAGCCGAACTCGTTCGGCGGCCCGGTCGAGGATCCGTCGGTGAAGGAGCCGCCGCTGCGGATCTCCGGCGACGCCGATCGCTACGACCACCGCGCCGGCAACGACGACTACCGGCAACCCGGCGACCTGTTCCGCCTGATGAGCGAGCAGCAGCAACAGCAGCTGTTCGACAACATCGCTGCGGCGATGCAGGGCGTGCCGGAGAACATCATCCGTCGCCAACTCGGCCATTTCGCCAAGGCCGATCCGGCCTACGCGGCGGGCGTGGCCAGGGCGCTGGGCATGACGCTCTGA
- a CDS encoding response regulator, with the protein MDGHALMNGFGFFKRLLGSQAAAEHRVEPQAALGARMLVVDDSPTICAVLGKMLRQDGYAVLKATDGKEAIELARSERPALIFLDIVMPGMNGFAVLRALRHDPLTRDIPIVMISGNPQATEQFYVQRFGADDFMQKPFDRDEVYLRIGQLVGSGRLDGRLPSAPVPVEALPALAAELSADELADIPDIAMPDAEVAPPLAGVAPLQVVHGIG; encoded by the coding sequence ATGGACGGACATGCACTGATGAATGGCTTCGGTTTCTTCAAGCGCCTGCTGGGTAGCCAGGCGGCTGCCGAACATCGCGTGGAGCCGCAGGCCGCGCTGGGCGCGCGCATGCTGGTGGTGGACGACTCGCCCACGATCTGCGCCGTGCTCGGCAAGATGCTGCGTCAGGACGGCTACGCCGTGCTCAAGGCCACCGACGGCAAGGAGGCGATCGAGCTGGCCCGCAGCGAACGGCCGGCGCTGATCTTCCTGGACATCGTGATGCCGGGGATGAACGGGTTCGCGGTGCTGCGCGCGCTGCGCCACGACCCGCTGACCCGCGACATCCCGATCGTGATGATCAGCGGCAACCCGCAGGCGACCGAGCAGTTCTACGTGCAACGCTTCGGCGCCGACGACTTCATGCAGAAGCCCTTCGACCGCGACGAGGTCTACCTGCGTATCGGCCAGCTGGTAGGCTCCGGACGTCTGGACGGCCGGCTGCCTTCGGCGCCGGTACCCGTCGAGGCGCTGCCGGCGCTGGCCGCGGAACTGTCGGCCGACGAGCTGGCCGACATTCCCGACATCGCAATGCCCGATGCCGAGGTCGCGCCACCCCTGGCCGGCGTGGCCCCGCTGCAGGTGGTTCACGGCATCGGCTGA
- a CDS encoding RNA-binding S4 domain-containing protein, with protein MSQVSAPPTNGVRVDVWLWAARFFKTRSLARQAIDGGRIDVNGAGCKPAKTLHAGDRLKISRGEERLEVGVLALSERRGPASVAQALYAETEASRVAREAVREQHRLVGASGPPKRPDKQARRELRRLRDRR; from the coding sequence ATGAGCCAAGTTTCCGCCCCTCCGACGAATGGCGTGCGCGTCGACGTGTGGCTGTGGGCCGCGCGCTTCTTCAAGACCCGCAGTCTCGCCAGGCAGGCGATCGACGGCGGCCGCATCGACGTCAACGGCGCCGGCTGCAAGCCGGCGAAGACCCTGCACGCCGGCGACCGGCTGAAGATCAGCCGCGGCGAGGAGCGGCTGGAGGTCGGCGTGCTGGCGCTGTCCGAGCGGCGTGGCCCGGCCAGCGTGGCGCAGGCGCTGTACGCCGAGACCGAAGCCAGTCGCGTCGCACGGGAGGCGGTGCGCGAGCAGCACCGCCTGGTCGGTGCAAGCGGTCCGCCGAAGCGCCCGGACAAGCAGGCGCGGCGCGAATTGCGACGGCTCAGAGACAGGCGCTGA
- a CDS encoding response regulator, producing the protein MAGFELIKRMFGDHGERRAAPRSGEPKEACILVVDDSPTIRAVLGKMLAQNRHVVLKAADGESALEIARTERPDLVFLDIVMPGMSGFAVLRALRHDLLTRDIPIVMISGNLQATEQFYVQRFGADDFMKKPFGRSEVFARIDNLTRSGRLVVRQRAETERIPAEPEPSAAEHAAIPDIAMPDPHDMVMPPAGQD; encoded by the coding sequence ATGGCAGGTTTCGAACTGATCAAGCGCATGTTCGGCGATCACGGCGAGCGCCGCGCGGCGCCGCGCAGCGGCGAGCCGAAGGAAGCCTGCATCCTGGTGGTGGACGACTCGCCGACCATCCGCGCGGTACTCGGCAAGATGCTGGCGCAGAACCGTCACGTGGTGCTGAAGGCGGCCGATGGCGAAAGCGCGCTGGAGATCGCGCGCACCGAACGCCCCGACCTGGTCTTCCTCGACATCGTGATGCCCGGCATGAGCGGCTTCGCGGTCCTGCGCGCCTTGCGCCACGACCTGCTGACCCGCGACATTCCGATCGTGATGATCAGCGGCAACCTGCAGGCGACCGAGCAGTTCTACGTGCAGCGTTTCGGCGCCGACGATTTCATGAAGAAGCCGTTCGGCCGCAGCGAAGTATTCGCGCGCATCGACAACCTCACGCGCAGCGGGCGCCTGGTGGTGCGCCAGCGGGCGGAGACGGAAAGGATCCCGGCCGAGCCCGAACCCAGCGCGGCCGAGCACGCCGCCATTCCGGACATTGCGATGCCGGACCCGCACGACATGGTGATGCCACCTGCCGGGCAGGACTGA
- a CDS encoding AEC family transporter, translated as MLLLFACLILGALVARYAKPPAGIVPGINWWVLNVALPALVLELIPKLKFDPQLWFPVAAMWLTFGGAWLLFGLLGPRLGWSRQRTGALILVCGLGNTAYMGYPMIEALHGKAGLALAVVADQIGAFPVLASAGIVVASVYSGRTLQLRLIVRRIVTFPAFIALVVGIVAGLCGGWPALLDGVFAPIGATLTPLALFSVGLQFKFHPGQRQLGAAGWGLGWKLLLAPLLCWALGTATGVDGLVLTVGVLQAAMAPMVSATILADEYGLEPALANTVLGAGIVLSLLTVPLGNWLLGG; from the coding sequence ATGTTGCTGCTGTTCGCCTGCCTGATCCTCGGTGCCCTGGTGGCGCGTTATGCGAAACCACCGGCGGGGATCGTGCCGGGCATCAACTGGTGGGTGCTCAACGTGGCGCTGCCGGCGCTGGTGCTGGAACTGATCCCGAAGCTGAAGTTCGATCCGCAGCTGTGGTTTCCGGTGGCGGCGATGTGGCTCACCTTCGGCGGCGCGTGGCTGCTGTTCGGCCTGCTCGGGCCGCGGCTGGGCTGGTCGCGGCAGCGCACGGGGGCGTTGATCCTGGTCTGCGGGCTGGGCAATACGGCGTACATGGGCTATCCGATGATCGAGGCCCTGCACGGCAAGGCGGGCCTGGCGCTGGCGGTGGTGGCCGATCAGATCGGGGCGTTTCCGGTGCTGGCCTCGGCCGGCATCGTGGTGGCTTCGGTCTATTCGGGGCGCACGCTGCAGCTACGCCTGATCGTCCGGCGCATCGTCACGTTTCCGGCGTTCATCGCGCTAGTGGTGGGCATCGTCGCCGGCTTGTGCGGTGGCTGGCCCGCGCTGCTGGATGGCGTGTTCGCGCCGATCGGCGCCACGCTGACGCCGCTGGCGCTGTTCTCGGTCGGCCTGCAGTTCAAGTTCCATCCGGGCCAGCGGCAACTCGGCGCAGCGGGCTGGGGGCTGGGCTGGAAGCTGCTGCTGGCGCCGCTGCTGTGCTGGGCGCTGGGCACCGCCACCGGTGTCGACGGGCTGGTGCTGACCGTCGGCGTGCTGCAGGCGGCGATGGCGCCGATGGTATCGGCGACGATCCTGGCCGACGAGTACGGCCTGGAGCCGGCGCTGGCCAATACCGTGCTGGGTGCCGGCATCGTGCTGTCGTTGCTTACCGTCCCGCTGGGCAACTGGCTGCTGGGCGGCTAG
- a CDS encoding phosphotransferase enzyme family protein gives MNDPLHLAHGLAGDNTPPDWPPLAIVEVEALLRSYPPLGAPTGIAWHSPRPLSAACLVETAHATVFVKRHHRRVRSAATLAEEHRFIAHLRDRGMPLPAVLRDAHGQTAVASGDWVYEVHEQAAGIDLYREAISWEPLPDLDHAHTAGRMLATLHDAAADYRAPQRDTHILVARSELIAAPDPVAALRAQLPQRAGLADYLRARDWPRDFAELLAPWHAAAQPRLAQQAPLWTHGDWHVSNLCWSGGGSDARISAVLDFGLAAANVALFDLATAIERNAIAWLALDSGLDAAHPDIACALIEGYRRQRPLGATELHLLADLLPLVHVDFALSEVEYFHAITHSRANADVAYDTFLRGHAAWFHTSAGQALLQAIRAAG, from the coding sequence ATGAACGACCCGCTCCACCTTGCCCACGGGCTGGCCGGCGACAACACGCCGCCGGACTGGCCGCCACTGGCCATCGTCGAGGTCGAGGCACTGCTGCGCAGCTACCCGCCACTCGGCGCACCGACCGGTATCGCCTGGCACAGCCCACGCCCGCTGTCCGCGGCGTGCCTGGTCGAGACGGCGCACGCCACCGTCTTCGTCAAGCGCCATCACCGCCGCGTGCGCTCGGCCGCCACGCTCGCCGAGGAGCATCGCTTCATCGCACACCTGCGCGACCGTGGCATGCCGCTCCCGGCGGTGTTGCGCGATGCGCACGGACAAACCGCGGTGGCATCCGGCGACTGGGTTTACGAGGTGCACGAACAGGCCGCCGGCATCGACCTGTACCGCGAAGCGATCTCGTGGGAACCGCTGCCGGATCTCGACCATGCCCACACCGCCGGCCGCATGCTGGCCACGTTGCACGACGCCGCCGCGGACTACCGCGCGCCCCAGCGCGACACCCACATCCTGGTCGCGCGCAGCGAGCTGATCGCCGCGCCCGATCCCGTCGCCGCGCTGCGCGCACAGCTGCCGCAGCGCGCGGGCCTGGCCGACTACCTGCGCGCTCGCGACTGGCCGCGCGACTTCGCCGAACTGCTCGCTCCGTGGCACGCCGCCGCCCAGCCACGACTGGCGCAGCAGGCGCCACTGTGGACGCACGGCGACTGGCACGTCTCCAACCTGTGCTGGAGTGGCGGCGGCAGCGACGCGCGGATCAGCGCCGTGCTCGATTTCGGCCTCGCCGCCGCCAACGTCGCGCTGTTCGACCTCGCCACCGCGATCGAGCGCAACGCGATCGCCTGGCTCGCGCTCGACAGCGGCCTTGATGCCGCCCATCCCGACATCGCCTGTGCACTGATCGAGGGCTATCGCCGGCAACGCCCGCTGGGCGCGACCGAACTGCACCTGCTGGCCGACCTGCTGCCGCTGGTGCATGTGGATTTCGCCTTGTCCGAGGTCGAGTACTTCCACGCCATCACGCACTCGCGCGCGAACGCCGACGTGGCCTACGACACCTTCCTGCGCGGCCACGCGGCGTGGTTCCACACGTCGGCCGGGCAAGCCCTGCTGCAGGCCATCCGCGCCGCCGGCTGA